The Tolypothrix sp. PCC 7712 region AGACATTTAGCTGCTAAGAATAAGTTTCTAAATTCAAACTCTTCACCATTCTGCCCCATTAAATAAACTAAAATTTCACCTACAAATTTCGGCTCAATCATTGCCGATATCAGCAATAAAAGTTCATGCCATCTTTCATCCTGCCAATGTTGTCCAAAAACTTCATATTTCATTTGTTCTATAGTCAGAGTTTGTGTTTCTTTAAACTGCCAAACAAACTCCCAAGCACAGAAGTATTCCAAAAATGTCCGATGTACAAAAGCATAATAATCTGCACCTAAAAAAGATAGCATAAAGTTACGAGTCCGCATTTGATTAATCATCATCTGCGCTACTTCTCTAGGTTGCTCAAATTCTCTGATTGTTAAATAATCAATTAAAATCTTTTCTAACTCATTTTCTCTAATTAAATTACCTGCCAATCCTGGATGGCTATTTTGCATATAATAAGCAACTTGACGAAGTATTGCTTGTTTATCTTTATAATCAATCGTCTTTTTATCTAAACGGTTACCTTCTACCAAAGCGCGTTCTACATCCCATTGATGTAGTAATACCTTGGATGCTTGATTATAAAGTTCGTTTCTATCTCGTGGCAGTTCTTGATTACGATTTAGAATTGCCATCATGGTTAATAGCAGGGGATTTCCAGCTAATTCTGCAATAGATTTGACTGTATTAATTGCTTCTTGCAGGCGTTCTCTTTTTCTGGCTTTATCTGCTACATCACTAAAAGTTAGCTCATGCCAACGATAAATAAAATCCTGAATCTGTTCTGGTTCTAAATCTTGTAAAATGAAGTGATGAAAATTAGTATTACTGAATCGTTGCGGTTCGTAACCAATAATCCGAGAAGTAACAATCACCTGCACATAAGGATAATCATTAATAAAGCTATGAATATCATTAATTATCTCGTCGCGTAGCCTGAGATCAAACACTTCATCTAAACCATCAAACATGACCAACGCATTACCAGCTTTTAACTGCTCTTGTAATTTAACTTGATTTAGTTGGGCAGTTGTATTTCTACATTGGGTAAAAAAATCTAAAAAATTTTCACATTCTCCATTTTCCCGGAGCCGCATATAATTACGTAATTCAATTAGCAAGGGAATTGGGAATAGCATTAAATTATCTTGAGAAGATTCTGCCCAGTTTAAGGCTAAATATTGCAACAATGTAGATTTACCCGAACCAGGATATCCCAAAATTACAATGTATTTGTAAATATGTTTTTCATTAATTACATCTAAAACTGAGCGAATTGGCTGTTCCAAATAAAGACTGTTCTGTCCTGCCAATTCTTCATGGGAAATTTCTAATGCTAATTCATCACTTTCTCGCAGCCGTCTAAAATATTCCTTGGGAAGCTCGTGAAGTTGTGGTAAAAATTGATGCGTTTCTCGCACATTTTGAGGGATAAACATTCGCCATAACTTCAGATTCCTGTAAGCATAACCGCTGGTATCTAAACTATCTAGCTTGATGTCACCGTAGATTTCTCGAATAGATTCTTGATATTTAGCTAGGTTAAAACTTACCATTGGCTCGATGACGATCCCAGCATTTTCAGCAAAATTAGATGATTGTTCTGATGTTAAAAAAAAGCGTAAAGTATCCGACTCTAACAGCAATTCTTGAACTTGTATTAGATACTGATCTATTAAAATTTGCCAGTTAAATCTATAAGGTAGAGATTGTAGGCGTAGTCTTTGCCAAGCTTCTTCTAATGATTTAGCATTTAAATGTTCACAATGAATATCAAAAGCCTGACCAAGAATTTCTCGGACATACTTATCTTTAGTAAATTTTCTGACATCTTCGGTGTAGCTTTTAATTTCATCGTCAGAAAGTTTGCATCGCACTTTTAACTGCTGTTGTAGTAGCTGTAAAAACTCTTTTAATGCTTTACCAGCAGTAATTCCTAGCTCTTCTTTTGGTAATTGATTTAAAATTTTGTTAGGGATACCATGTAATAAAAGATTTGTCCCATCTGTAGCAACTTCTTTTGCAACTTCTTCCAAAATTACCTTAAAAATCAACCCAACAGCCTGAATTGCCCCCCAAACAGTCAACCAATTCAGCATAAATTTAGTAGCCTTTGATATTTGGTTATAAGTATATACACTATATTTGTCTAATATAGCAATCTTCCACTTTATTGCAGAAATATCATCAAAAAATCACAAAATGCTTGATTAATGTGTGGTGTAGGGTATCAGTATGCGGGGGTTAAATACCGCTTGACTTAAAAAATAATACATTTGATGAACTAAATTGAAAGAGATGGAAGAGTGAATTCTATCAAAATTTTCTAACAATGGTGTAAAAATTTTAAATCTTCTACATTTATTTGTCATATGAGTTCACAAATTTAGCATTTGGACTTTTGACTGCTCCCACAGAACAAATATGTATCAAATTAGTAAATCTGGCTCAATGAGTGACTGTAATAGCTATTTTCCCTACAGCACGTTCTGTTTCACTATCTGTATGCGCTGCTACTAATTCTTCTAACTGATATATGCTGTGAATGACAACAAAAATTTTACCCGCTTCCATCAAGTTTTCTAAGTAAAGCAAGTCTTTATTATTAGAGTTTTTCTATGATAAATGTGACCTTTTTACCAGGTAAGAAGGTCGTGAAAATGCTCTGCACAAAGCTTTCAGTGCTGGGTAAGGTTCTGATATATACACCATTGGGTTTGAGAACTCATTTGCAATCAGCAGGCCAGGAATTTTTTCTTGATGAGCGATCGCAACATTCCTTGGCAATTTTCCAATCAACAAGATTAACACTACTAGCGTGAATCTTCACGAGTAATTAGTCAGGCTTCATCGTCGGTTCTTCCACATCCTCATACTGCAACACCTCAGCAGACCCATATCGGCGGATAACAACAGCTTTTATCTCATTCCTCCTGCTACCCCGTTTTCGTCTATGAATACAGTGTAGTGGGGATTGGGTGCTGGATATTGGGTATTGGGTAATTGGTAATAGGAATAAACACCCGGCACCAAACACCTAACACCAAACCCCAACCAAGTAAAAATGCCTGTTTTGACTTCTTTAGAAAAAGAAAAATTCAGGATAAAAAATTAAGTTTTTGATAATTATATGCATTAATAGAGATGTTTATACTATTGTATAAGCCTTATATAGCAAGGATTAGCGACGTTATTGCATATTATTTCTAATGAAAGATTAAAAAAATATGAATTACATTTTTACCCAAAAAAAAATGATATGTTGGATACAGAATTGAATTTCGCACGTATCTGGAGTAGAACGACGTAGACTACTCCAGTTTTTCCCCCTCAATCCCCTATGATTACTGGCTTTGGGTGAGGTTTGGGGAATGTTTGAGTACAGACATAAATGTCTGAAAACAATCTAAAATCAAGTTCTAACCTTTGTGGGTGCTAGATTTTGGCTGAGTACAAACAAATCCTGTACCCCACTCTATAAATACTTGTACCCCAATCTAAAAATACTAGAACCTCTACCCGAAAAAAAATTTATTAATTCTTGTAACGCCTGAAAACTCGGGCTGAAAAAATTTGAGTACAAATTTAATAAATCCAATAAATTCTATCCTAGATACCAGCCAGCCGACTGGAAAAATGGCTGCTATAAATCATATATCGCCAATCACTTAACGCTTCTAAACAAAAGCGGAAAGTGAGTGGAGGGATGAGATAGCACCATGCCTCTGTGAATGGAAGTCGCGGCTGCACAAATTCTACCCACGACCCAAACGTTGACACACCAGCCGAAAATCAAGGATTGTAAGCCTGCCCTACTCTAAATATTTGATGTTCTCATCAGCATCACTTCGCAAAAGAGTAAATTCTTGCGAGTAATGAGTAGAAGCCGCGACTTCAATTCCTAGGCATAAAGAGTAGCAACGGCATCTCTCACAGTGGCAGCCAGTCCACCGACCCTTGCGAAATTCAATGACACCACCGTCTACAGGACTCCTCACCTCCTCCAATCAGGAACCTACCACTACCCAAGCCAAATCAGGTGGTTGCGGATGCGACAGCAAAAGCAACGCCACCGTAGAGATGGACGAAAAGCTCAAGGAACGTATTGCCAAGCATCCCTGCTATAGCGAAGACGCACACCACCACTACGCTAGAATGCACGTTGCAGTTGCACCCGCTTGTAACATTCAATGCAACTATTGCAACCGGAAATATGACTGTGCTAACGAAAGCCGTCCTGGTGTAGTTAGCGAGTTACTCACCCCAGAAGAAGCAGCCCACAAAGTATTGGTGATTGCAGGTAAGATTCCCCAAATGACAGTCTTGGGAATTGCTGGCCCTGGTGATCCGTTGGCGAATCCAGAAAAAACTTTCCGCACCTTTGAGTTAATTGCAGATCAAGCACCAGATATTAAACTGTGCTTATCAACCAATGGTTTGATGTTGACCGAATATGTCGATCGCATTAAACAACTCAATATAGATCACGTTACTATTACCCTTAACACTATTGACCCAGAAATCGGCGCACAGATTTATTCTTGGGTTCACTACAAGCGTAAGCGTTATAAAGGTGTTGAGGGAGCAAGAATTCTGCTCGAAAAGCAGATGGAAGGACTGCAAGCCCTCAAAGAAGCCGATATCTTGTGCAAAGTCAACTCGGTAATGATTCCGGGAATTAACGACCAGCACTTGGTAGAAGTGAATAAATTCATTCGTGAAAACGGCGCATTCCTGCACAACATCATGCCGTTGATTTCTGCGCCAGAACATGGCACACACTTCGGTTTAACTGGTCAGCGTGGCCCTACTGGCAAAGAACTCAAAGAAGTTCAAGACAGCTGCGCCGGTAACATGAAGATGATGCGTCACTGTCGTCAATGCCGAGCCGATGCTGTAGGATTATTAGGAGAAGACCGCAGCCAAGAATTTACCAAAGATAAATTCCTAGAAATGGCTCCGGAATATAACCTAGAACAACGCCAAGAAGTTCACGAGGGTATTGAGAAATTTAAACAAGAAATTAAAGCAGCCAAAGAAAAGGCGCTAGCTGGCAAAAATTTTGCTAACAAACCTAAAATCTTAGTTGCAGTTGCAACCAAAGGTAGTGGATTAGTTAACCAACACTTCGGTCATGCGAAGGAATTCCAGATTTACGAAGTGGATGGTAGTGAAGTACGCTTTATCAGTCATCGTAAAATTGACCACTATTGTCAAGGTGGATTTGGAGAAGAAGCCACTCTAGACTACATTATTAAAGCGATCGCAGATTGCAAAGCGGTTTTAGTCTCCAAAATTGGGAACTGTCCCAAAGAAGAATTGCACAAAGCTGGCATACAGACTGTTGAAGCTTACGACGTAATCGAGAAAGTTGCTTTGGAATATTACGAGCAATATGTCGAAGGGTTAGAGACTAGGGACTAGGGACTGGGGACTAGGGACTAGGGATTAGGGATTAGGGACTGGGATGAGTTTACCCAATACCCAGTACCCAATACCCAATCACCAATACCCAGTACCCATTACCTAGTACCCAGTACCCAATCCCCCATAAGGAGAATAGTCATGGCTTACAAAATTACTGGCCAATGTATTTCCTGTGATTTATGTCTGTCTGTATGCCCTACTGGTGCAATCAAAATAGTTGATGGTAATCGCTGGATAGACCCTGAACTTTGCACAAACTGCGTCGGTAGTATACATACAGTACCTCAATGTAAAGCTGGTTGTCCCACTTGTGATGGTTGCGTTAAACAACCCACAGATTATTGGGAAGGTTGGTTTGCCAACTACAACCGCGTTTTAGCCAAGTTAACTAATAAAGAAGATTATTGGGAACGTTGGTTTAACTGTTATTCTCAACAGTTTACACTATCAAATTAAAAATATCTGTTGAGGACAGCTCATCGTAAAGGAAATGGCTGCTTAACAATAAATGAAAATTGTAACTATATACTTACAAGAAAATGAAGTTAACGCCAAAATGACGACTTGAATACTCATGCCGCTTATAAATTCTTGTATAACTAAACTGGTTAGCTGATACTCGCAGTACAAAAATATCTTGCTACATGACAACTGAAAGTGCAAATATAAGAACTAGGAATTTAAAAGAGGTAATTATGGTTCCGCTGGAATGGGTTGTCATGCTGGCGTGGAACAAAGAGTGTGGCGAAACTCTAAAATTATTGCGCGGTAAAAGGTCTAGACGCGAAATTGCAGATGCTGTTTCTCAGCAAGGTGTTGAATGCTCACAAGAGTACATCAGAAAACTGGAAAACGGTGAAGCCGCCTCTGTTTCCACAAAAATTATCACTACAATTGCTAAAACTCTTGATGTTGAATTGATTGAGATAATTTATGACTTGCGTGTTGAAGTCACAACAATAGTTTGTACTAAGAGTTGATTTTTGTACTCTGAGTTGTTATTTTAAATAATGTCAAAGTGAAAGGCGATCGCTCAGAGCCTGGAAAACTTGTGCGATCGCCTTTTAATCCTTTAACAGGAAATACCATTATGACTCAAACCATCTATAGCTATCAACAGCTGCAACACAAATCCATAGCTCGACTCAAGCAAATCTACAACGAGATGATCTGCAAAGTTGAGGTACTTGACAAGCGATGCAAGGATGCTTGGATTAATGCGATCGCTGAGTATCAAGCTAGCAGGGTTCAGACAGTGGTTGACACTACCCTTGACGAACAACCCACAGATGAAGCTATTGCTCCGCAACTGATAACAGTAGCAATCAACTTCTACCACCATGAAGTCTACGTAGGTAAAAAACTCATAGCTTACATGATCGTAGATCATGACGAATTTGCTATGCAACCTTGGTTGGTTCTGGTTAATGGCAAGGAGATTTTCCGCGCCACAACATCTGCCAAATGCCTACGCTACATTCAATGGCATTACCAAGATGGCACACTCAACCCCTTCGACCAAGTTGAACTGGCTGAAGTCCCAGAAGTCCCGACAATTATGAAAATTTCTTTTTACGAGCAAGAAGCATTTGTTGGTGACCAACTGATAGCTAGGATTACCTACGACTATGGAAATTATGAAAATCTATACTGGCGGGTGATAATTAACGCTAAAGAGATTTTTCGAGACATTAGCCCAGCCAGATGTCACAGTTACATTAAACAAATGTACCAGCAAGGTAAAATCCCATTACAAGAGTAGTTAGGCTTAGAAAAACATTTGCTATCAAATAGCAACTTTTCGCCTACGACTGATACATCTCTGCAATACTCGAACTCTTACCTCTAGAGAATAGCGATCGCTTCTTTCAGATGAGGCGCAAGTTCAGTAATTGGTAACAGTCTAAAACTAACTGTGAGCAGTAATATAAATTGCTGCTCACTCCTACATGCATTTTTTCAAAAGTGATATTGCGTCAACGAAGTTTCACGTTGGCAAGGAGGTAAAAGATGAGTGCTATTGTCTCATCGAACAAAACATCTGTGCTGGTGATATTGCGGCGAGAGTATCTCGACATTACTGGTAACTTTTGTGCTGCCAAGTTGATTGAGTATTTTAGGCATTGGACAAAGTGGAAGCTGAAAAATCATCGCACTCCTTGGGTATATCAACCACTCAAGAAAATCTATGCTGACCTCATGGGTGAACATAGCTTGCACGTTATTCGGAGTGCGATCGCTCTATTGCAGGAGATGGGTATTATCGAAAAGCAGAAAAATCCTGGCAATGGTCAAGATAAGACTTGGCAGTATAAATTACACAATGATGTACTTAATCAGCTATTGGAACATGGCAAGGGCAAAACTGAACCTTCTAAATTCACTGTAGAATCACATCTGAGATCAGATCCTGAAACTTCTAAACCACAACAACATGCTGTTGAGGAAAAAAAGCATGAAAACGTGCAAGAAGAGGTTCTATCACCCCAAACCGATATTTGTGATTACGCTCAGGAATCAATTCACCAAACTCCACAACCAGAGCAAACCCAGATTACTCACTTGGCTGATGAATCAGAACAAGATGACGCAACTGACGAGATAGATCCTGATGTTCGCGTAGCGTCTCGTAGAGAAGACATATTTTCCGCGCCAGAAGTTGTTAGCGAAGCGGTAGCGAGTCCTCGAGCGTCAGTCGATTCAAGTATGGATAAGCCCAGTAAGAGCGAGATTGCAGAGATATGCACTGAGTTGCGGCGACTGCGGATTAACCCTGAACCTTGTTTGGGGGTGGTGAAGAAATATTGGGTGAATGTGCAAGGTGCGATCGCTCGTGTAAGGAGTCATTGCTGTATAAGGCAAATGGACAACGGTGTAAAATACCTGAGATATGACTCCAATCGCTACGTAATACCAAAACAAACTCCACACACTCAATGGCGGTACAATCCACTGCAAGAAAAAGAAAATGCCAAAAGGAGTCGCCCCATATAATAGCCAAGGTAGACGACGACCCCAACGACGAGATTTTGTTTTATCAGTCAAAAAACCGACAAACGGATCGTTCATTGCTTCCCCAATTTTGCCAATCATCAAAATGCTACCTGCTAAACCCGCCGGAATACCAGCAACATTCGTCAAGAAGACTAATAGGAAAAATATGGAAATATTTGCCGTAATCGCTGGGCCTAATTCGCCTGCACCATAAGCCAGTTTAGTTTTAAATGGCAGTTTTTCACTTTGAATAGAGCTATTAGCGGCAGAATCATTCATAATATTTTGCGTTCATCAGAATTCTCCAAGAAACCCTGCCTTTCGAGGGCAGGGAGGTATAGGAGCGTTGATTTCGGGGGTGAAGTCAGCGAAGAATTGGACTTTAGCTGCGATCGCAGTTTACCCCGCGATGACTTCACGCTATGATTTTTCTCCTTGATACCTGCTGATTTCTGAACTTGTTGCCAAACACCCAAATCAAAAAGTTGTAGATTGGCTAGATGTCCAAGTGCCAGACACTCTTTACATCAGCATTATTACAATTGGCGAAATTGCTAAAGGCATCAGTAAAATTACCGCGTCTAAGGGAAAAGAATCGTTAATGAAATGGCTAAATGAAACTCTACCGAGTCGTTTTAAAGATAGAATCTTAGGGATAGATTTTTCAACAATATTATTGTGGGTAAACTTAGTAGGACAATTAGAACAGAACGAGCGACCTCTACCTGCTATAGATTCTCTGATTGCAGCGATGCCTTCAGCGAGCGCAGCTATCGCAATTCATAACTCTCTATAACTTGTCACTCGCAATGAAAAAGACTTTGCCGAGACGGGTGTTGTAATTATTAATCCTTGGTCTTTTTAAGCGATCGCTTTTGTCTGGGTAGAAGAGCGTAGGCGTAGCCCGTCGTAGACATCGCTTGATGGAAAAGTAGTGCGATAGCCGTACCCCTACGGGGAAGCAAGCTACGCGTAGCGTCTCCTTTAGGAGAAGGCTTAAGCTTCGCTTATCGCTCTTTGGTAATATGGCTTTGATAAAAGATAAGCGATCACTTGATAGATAAGTTTCAACTAGCAGCAAACTCAGTAAATTTCCGTTTGTATGGGGCTTTAAAAGCCAAAACTATATCTTGTTTAGGAACTCCAGCTTCTACTAATTCATTAGCGACTCCGATTTCCGTTCCATCGCGTTCGATCCAAATTTTGCCATCTTTAATTTCTACATAAATAATACAACCAAATATTCGCGTTAGCTCTTGCCAACCAATATTAATAACTTGATAGCGATCGCGCTCAGTATCAAATAATAATTTGACTTCTGTCTGACTATTTGAGCGGTTTTTGGCATGACTTTCCAAAATTTTTTGGACTATTTCTTGATAATTTAGTCTCTCCATATAACAATCTCCTCTTGCTCTGGATTAAAAATTAGTAATTTTAGCTGATATTCACCAATAATTCTTTGAATAAACTTCCGGCTAAAAAACTCGTTATAAACATCTACTGGAATAGCTAAATACAAAATCCGTTCAGGTTCTGTCAACCTCAATGCTGAACGGTAGTTGAGACATTGACCAAGAGCTAGGTGAAATTCAGTTACGTCTGAAGCTCCTAAAAAGGATTTTATCTCTACTGCTATTTTTTTACCAGTTTTTTCAGCAGCTAAAATTCTCTCTGCTGTTAAGTCTATGTAAAAATCAATATCCTCAACTTGAATAAATAGATGCTCATCAGTAACTGTCCATTTATCTTTTTCGAGGGCTGTTTTAACTGTATTATGAAATATATCTTTAGCTGGCATACATCAATTAAATCTATTTTACCAATACTCATACCATAAAGCGATGTCTACGACGGGCTACGCCTACGCTCTTCTCCCCACAAAAAAGCGATCGCCTACGGCATCGTGGGCATTTCACTGACAATTGAAAAGGTGTGTTAGCCAAAGCGTAACGCACCCCAGAAGAGCAAGCGATCGCTTTGATCTAGATTAAAAACTAGTAATTTTAAGGGTTGTATTGTACAGAGAAATACAGAGCATTTTCTAGCCCTGTACCATACGGTGAATTTACTGAGATTAAAGGAATTCCCCAGTCAAGACGAGCAGTAACACGATCCTGTTGCCACTGTAAACCCAGACCGACAGAAGCCATAGTATTGGGGCTGGGATTGGTTTGACCAGAATTATTCCAACCTGTGCCAAAATCAACAAAGGGAATCACCTGGATCAGTCCCTTTCCCCGGAAAACTGCCATCACAGGGAGTTGAACTTCAGTTGAAGCGAAAATTCCATTGTCGGTGAGCAGAGAATCTTGGAGGTAACCGCCTTTTCCGCCCAAGATGAACTGTTCCGAAGGTACTAAGGTCTGGTACGCTAGTTGAGCATTGGCACGCACCAATAGCAATGTATCCTTAGCTAAAATCCGTGTCCATTGCGCTTGACCTTGCCAGGAAACAAATGTGGCTGGTACTGAATTCCCCAGAGCTAGCGGTTCGTTGCTTGTGGAACTCAAGGAATTAAATCCAAAGCTGAATTGAGAACGCAGTTCAATGCTATCTTGTGCATTATGTTTTTTAAATTCCTGAAAAAACCGCAGTGCAAAGGTGCGTGTCATCCCACTATCGTTAGACAATGAAGACAGGGATAAAGGAAGCAGAGATGAAATCGTCGGGCTTTCCCCTAAAAAAGCAGTTAGACCAAGGGCTAATTCTTCATAACTTGGTGGCTGTTCTCCATTACCAAGAGTTTCCTCTGCGATTCTGCGGATAATTGGCTGACGCAGCGTTAATTCGTAAGTGCGTAAGGTTGATTCTTGATTGGAACTATTCCCAGGTACTTGTAAGCTATCTAAGGGAGAATTGATGGAAGATGCAGCCAAAGTCTCTTCGTTAATGCTTTGTACCGAGGAAGGAACGAAGCCATTCAGCGCAGATATCCCCTCAGCCTGACTTTGGTTGTAGGTAAAACTGAGAGTTCCGTTGCGAGCGTTTAGGGGGAAGGTGTAGTTGACATTCCAGTTATGTGTTCCTTCTGTACCAGAATATCCCAGGCTGAGACTATCTCCTATCCCCAGCAAGTTAGCTTCTGTGAGAACAATTTGTTGTTGAGAGATTCCCAAATGGGAAAAACCACTAATATCATTGCTAAGTGAGACGCTGAAAGATTTTGCTTGTTTGACCTCCACTTCTAGAATACTTTTACCTGGACTTGACCCCGATAATAGACGAAAGTTTGCAGATTCAATTAGCGGGTCTTGTTGCAGCAGTTGCAAAGCTGCCTGTAATTTGTTAACGTTCAGGGGTTTTGATGCAGCAAGTGCTAACCTGGAACGCACGTAGTTAGGATTGAGGCGCACTCTTGAGCCTTCTGTATATTCCTGATTAGCAGGGGATGATTTTACGTCAATCCTCTCTAACTCCCCTTCAATGACACGAATAATCGCTGCTGTTTTTTCTTGCTGTTTGGTTTGAGAGGAGAGACAAACCACCGCACTAGACGTACTGTAGCCACGGGCTGCATACTGTTTGGTGATTTCCGCAGCAACTTGCATCAGTTGTTCCGGGGAGAGGACTTTGTTGAGGTAGCCTTTAGTGAAGCTTTTGAGTTCTGCTGGTGTAAACACCGGATGATTGATAACAAAAAAGAACTCTTCCACAGTGAAAGCGTCTAGAGTAGTTCCCGACTCTGGTGCAGAAGTTGTCTTGGAACACACAGTTGCTTTTGGTGTGTTTTGGGGTGATGGAGATTGCTCTGGAGTTGGGAAGGGAAGGGAATTATTGAAAGTCGGTTGTTTTTCAGTCTTCTTTGCGTCGAGTTGGTCAGATATCGCACTGTTGGGGCTGAAGGCTGAAGTGGGAACTACTTCTTCTAAAGTAGGGGTTGGGAGTAGAGATGGTTGGGGTACCTGTGGAAGATGAGTGAGGGGTTTGGGGGCGGTTATCGGCTCCAGTTGAGGTACTGGTAATAAGTTAGGGGTGTTCGCCAGTGCGGATTCAATAATGAGGCTGTTAGTTAATATAATTGGACACAACTGGAGCAAACACCGGAAACGGTTATGCCAATGAAAATTCTTAATATGCATGTTGAATAGCAGGGAATATATGCAGATGAATAATGGCTTGCTTGGTATATGTCATCCCTGATTCAGAAGGGGAAAGGGAAAAACCACCCTTTCCTTTGCAAAACTATAGATGCTTGAATTGAATTGTGACTACTTACTGTAGTTTGTGAAATAACAAAAATATTAGAGTAATTTTTTGTATTCCTCAGATAGAAATATAGCTAGAAAATCAACCATGCTTAATACTTGAAATGGCTAGATAAATTCGCCTATTTTTTGTTATCCCTAATATGTTCACAACAGATACAGAAGACAATAAATTATCTTCTGCAAGTAAATGCTATTTTTAATAATCCTGTGGATAGCTAAGAATACCTGAATTTTATTTTTAAGTTTTTATTATTGTTCATTAGCCCTAGTTATGTCAGTCAGAAAAGTCGGATATTTAAGTCGGAAAAGTCGGATTCACTATAATATTTTGCGTTAATCTCAAGACATGAATGCTGCCAAAATAAATGATATTTTTATTGACAATTACCAGAGTGTTAATGTTATAAATAAACAAGAGTTAAGGAACTTAAACCATGAAAAAAACACTATTGATTGCTACCACATTAATGGCGCTTGCTCTTCCCGCACACGCTACTCAAATTAACCAATATGCCCAAGATAACCAAGATAAAATGAGCCTAAAAGCTCAACCTGAAGGTACAACAAGCTTGTGTTATATTTATAGAAACAAATTGGTTTGTACGCGTTAAAATAGCATAGCTTGAAAGTTTTAAACCTTCCCAACCTATAATCGTTAA contains the following coding sequences:
- a CDS encoding ShlB/FhaC/HecB family hemolysin secretion/activation protein is translated as MHIKNFHWHNRFRCLLQLCPIILTNSLIIESALANTPNLLPVPQLEPITAPKPLTHLPQVPQPSLLPTPTLEEVVPTSAFSPNSAISDQLDAKKTEKQPTFNNSLPFPTPEQSPSPQNTPKATVCSKTTSAPESGTTLDAFTVEEFFFVINHPVFTPAELKSFTKGYLNKVLSPEQLMQVAAEITKQYAARGYSTSSAVVCLSSQTKQQEKTAAIIRVIEGELERIDVKSSPANQEYTEGSRVRLNPNYVRSRLALAASKPLNVNKLQAALQLLQQDPLIESANFRLLSGSSPGKSILEVEVKQAKSFSVSLSNDISGFSHLGISQQQIVLTEANLLGIGDSLSLGYSGTEGTHNWNVNYTFPLNARNGTLSFTYNQSQAEGISALNGFVPSSVQSINEETLAASSINSPLDSLQVPGNSSNQESTLRTYELTLRQPIIRRIAEETLGNGEQPPSYEELALGLTAFLGESPTISSLLPLSLSSLSNDSGMTRTFALRFFQEFKKHNAQDSIELRSQFSFGFNSLSSTSNEPLALGNSVPATFVSWQGQAQWTRILAKDTLLLVRANAQLAYQTLVPSEQFILGGKGGYLQDSLLTDNGIFASTEVQLPVMAVFRGKGLIQVIPFVDFGTGWNNSGQTNPSPNTMASVGLGLQWQQDRVTARLDWGIPLISVNSPYGTGLENALYFSVQYNP